ATCAGGAATGGAAGAGAAATCAAGGAAGCAAATGAAGGAGAGAAAGAATAGAGCTAAGAAGATTTGTGGAGTTAAGAAGACCAAGGCTTCTGATGCTGCCAAGACTGGAAAAAAGAAATGAGTTTTCAAACATCCTGTCCTAATTTTAAGGTTCTTTCGCTCTTGGTATTTTTAATAGCTTTCCTAGAATGAGATATTTTGCTGTAAGTGTTGCATTAACTGATGTCCAGTTATAGATTGAGTAGTGGCATGATCAATTTTGAGAATTCAGttgaacacttttgttttcaaatatttagtgTTGTGATAAAGAATTCCGGTGTTGCTTGATTTGGGATGGACCAGTCGACTATTGTCACAAAAGCATTTTAAGTGCCTTGTTATGACTGATAATAGTCTAATATTTGTACTCCATTTAGTCCATGAAAGCCAATATGCAAATTACTAGCTCCCTTCTGCAGCCTATTAAGATGCCTACTCAAAAGTTGTGTTTAAAGAGGTTGTCAATTTTTGAATTCCTACTTTCCTTGTCCTTGAATTTGAATGGGAAgttagaaaaaatgaaatgccTAGGAAAATGACACAGGAaccaaatttgaaagaaaatgttgcTACAGTTATATCCAGTCTGGTCACCGGTGTAAAGTACaccaaatattttaagaatgatCAATATATGCAGCaacttgtatttttaattaaatcaaggTGCTCATGAGCTAAGTCAATTGTGAGGTATGCACTATGATGTGAACCGGGTTAAGGTAAAAATAGAATCAAAGGAATCAAACCATAACTCATTTTCACACATACAAATTCAAATGATGAACTGAACCTTTGGTTTGAGTGCCAGAAGAACAGAACAGAAGATTGCAAATCAAGTCCAGTCAGCACGAAAGAGCATACGCTAGTTACAATGTGGATTATATATGCTCAAGTAGCGTATGACTGATCTGCATCTTTGTAGCGCAGAATAAACAATCCACATTTTACTGTGTAGTATGAAAATGTGAATTCCTAGCCAtttatagtttattaaattatacgtGTAGCAGTGATATAATAATAGCAATATAGGCAAAATTAAAACCAATAAAGTTATGGTTCATTTGTTAACAAATATGCTCGTTTGGAATAGCAAGCTACAAGCTTTCCTTTcttgtaaaagataaaaaagttcACTTATATAATTCTTTCATTCATGCTTGAAACAAGTAAAATAATCCAACTAAGCATAAACTAATACAAGTAGAAGGATAAGAAAAACCAGTAAATGATCAAACCAAActgtattttattcatattccaTGTAGTCTTAGATACATGGAAATTTGATCACATGAACCCCATTATTCTAGTCCCTTTTTTTGACACAAGTAAATTAACAAGAAACAACATTGAGTGACACTACTTAATTATAACAAACAAATTAACGGAATAAGTGATGACTAGTACTACTTATTAGTTGTAGTATGTTCCTGGGGTTTGGAACCAGtgcatgtatatttaatttcctTTCTCATAAATCTGGACTTTGGTGTCATAAGTAGCACCAGGCTTCCAATTAGCAGGGATTGGGTTATTTGAAGGCAGCCAATATCCATAGCCAACTTGAAACCTCAAGAGAATTGCACCACTGGGTGGGTTAGCATAGTCAAACACTGCCCCATACACCCTGCGTAGTGGCTCCCAACGTTTCTGCCCTCTCTGCACAACATTTCAATAACCAAATTCAGTTCAACTACACAGAGGGACAAGTATTTTGAACGTATGGAAGCACTCTCAAGTAATACTAAACTAACTAAATCAACCATTAAAGCAAATACACATGCCTATATATAGTAAAGTTGCAGTTTCTATCTactaattgatttaaaaatcattGTACATTAAGAATtgaatgtatgataaatttatcgGTTGAATAGTCATATATTGTCAATCAATCATAAATTCTGTTGTTATTAGTAGAACTTTTAaggtagttattataaaaattaacaaatctaTCATATATGATGATTTGTAACTCAATGATAATGTACaattattttacattgtcaATGCATAACCTATGTTTTCTACATGCGTGTGGGAGCACGTGCATGTATATATACCTGCCACATCTCAACAGCCGTGATGTCGCGTACTCCATTTACGTTGAGAAGCAGGACAGCTAAGTAGCCAGGGTTTTTGCTGCTCTTGTGGACACGGAGCTTAATGTTAGAAGGGTAGTTACAGGGAACCCTTGTGAATGCAATATCCACCACCCCGCGTTTGAACAGCTCCTTAGAAGCAGCTACGTTGCGTGCCAATCCTGAGAATCCACGTTTGCTCATTATGAAGTCTGTTCCGTCTCCCGCACCAGAGTCTGTGGCCACCACCTGCACTCCTTTCCCGCAGTATTGTGGAATTTTGCACCTTACCTAACTCACCATTTATATTAACAACATTTAGTAGAAGGATAAAGATGCATAAACACCCTCGTATACTGTTTGACACtttatgagagaaaaagagacgAGTGCAAGTATGATTTGacgtgaaaagaaaaatatagagaaaaaCAAAGGTTTCAAATCTaggttcataatatatataatgcCCATATCATTAATTAGTCTTAGTAGAAATACCTCGCATTCcatgtaaatattttgttgtagttaatgatgatgatgaagccTTGTTTTACTGAGGAttgttagaaataataaaatattgattaatgaaaagaaaggaaagggaaGTACCCAATAACATGTGCCACAGCCAGCACCATTCCTCCATAGCCCAGATACAGCAGCCACACTTCCATTATTAATCGTTCTTCCATATTCTTCAAAGCCACAAGCTCCCCCTAAAATATTACACCAATTGGTCCATCACATTAATTATGTTTCTAAAGAGATGAGTAGTATGATGCCACACAGCCAAAAtgtacattaattttatttctaaagaGGGCGTGTTACAGAAGAAGCATGCATATGCATCTTCAGAAGTAAGTAATTAATTCCTcaaatgttttaatttgatAGAAAGAAAACAGTATCTACTATCTAGTTTCAAAGTACAAAGGGTTAGTGGTGAAACATGTAAATGAGCTTCTTGCCCCCTCCCAAAACATGACACAAACACAACCTAGTTCCTAGTCTGCATACAAATATGAtacaaactattttatttatacaaaacAAGCTCATAAAAATGAGTACATAGCTAACTAGCTATAGTTGGCTTACTTGGATTCCCAAGGCCATCAGGGGTATTATAATAGCTTGCTCTGGAGTTCGTAAAGTATTCGTTGCAGCTACATAGTGCAGGGA
This region of Glycine soja cultivar W05 chromosome 17, ASM419377v2, whole genome shotgun sequence genomic DNA includes:
- the LOC114392958 gene encoding expansin-like B1; its protein translation is MELSLNHQLGLVCVILLFPALCSCNEYFTNSRASYYNTPDGLGNPRGACGFEEYGRTINNGSVAAVSGLWRNGAGCGTCYWVRCKIPQYCGKGVQVVATDSGAGDGTDFIMSKRGFSGLARNVAASKELFKRGVVDIAFTRVPCNYPSNIKLRVHKSSKNPGYLAVLLLNVNGVRDITAVEMWQRGQKRWEPLRRVYGAVFDYANPPSGAILLRFQVGYGYWLPSNNPIPANWKPGATYDTKVQIYEKGN